A portion of the Harpia harpyja isolate bHarHar1 unplaced genomic scaffold, bHarHar1 primary haplotype scaffold_55, whole genome shotgun sequence genome contains these proteins:
- the LOC128138579 gene encoding olfactory receptor 14A16-like yields MSLSLPPCSVLHTQKQQMSNSSSITEFLLLAFADTRELQLLHFWLFLGIYLAALLANGLIIAAVACDHRLHTPVYFFLLNLSLLDLGSISTTVPKAMANSLWDTRAISYPGCAAQVFLFIFLISAEYFLLTIMAYDRYVAICKPLHYGTLLGSRACVHMAAAAWGTGFLTAVLHTANTFSVPLCQGNAVDQFFCEIPPILKLACSDAYLREVGVLVVAVCFVFGCFVFIVLSYGQIFRAVLRIPSEQGQHKAFSTCIPHLAVVSLFVSTGTFAYLKLPSISSPSLDLLVAVLYSVVPPAVNPLIYSMRNHEIKDALRKLITGCFS; encoded by the coding sequence ATGTCACTGTCCTTGCCTCcttgttcagtgctccacacccagaagcagcagatgtccaacagcagctccatcactgagttcctcctcctggcatttgcagacacgcgggagctgcagctcttgcacttctggctcttcctgggcatctacctggctgccctcctggccaacggcctcatcattgccgccgtagcctgtgaccaccgcctccacacacccgtgtacttcttcctcctcaatctctccctccttgacctgggatctatctccaccactgtccccaaagctatggccaactccctctgggacaccagggccatctcctacccaggatgtgctgcacaggtctttctgttcatctttttgatctcagcagagtattttcttctcaccatcatggcctacgaccgctacgttgccatctgcaaacccctgcactacgggaccctcctgggcagcagagcttgtgtccacatggcagcagctgcctggggcactggtttcctcactgctgtgctgcacactgccaatacattttcagtacccctctgccaaggcaatgctgttgACCAGTTCTTCTGCGAAATCCCCCCGATCCTCAAGCTtgcctgctcagatgcctacctcagggaagttggggtacttgtagttgctgtctgttttgtatttgggtgttttgttttcattgtgctgtcctacgggcagatcttcagggctgtgctgaggatcccctctgagcagggacagcacaaagccttttccacctgcatccctcacctggccgtggtctccttgtttgtaagcactggcacgtttgcctacctgaagctcccctccatctcctccccatccctggacctgctggtggcagttctgtactcagtggtgcctccagcagtgaaccccctcatctacagcatgagaaaccatgagatcaaggatgccctgagaaaactaatcactggatgcttttcGTAA